A window of the Carassius carassius chromosome 36, fCarCar2.1, whole genome shotgun sequence genome harbors these coding sequences:
- the LOC132117206 gene encoding serine/threonine-protein kinase Chk1-like isoform X1 gives MAVPFVKDWDVVQTLGEGAYGEVRLLVNKKTEEAVAVKVVDMAKAKDCVENVKKEVCICKMLSHPNIVRFFGHRSEGTTQYIFLEYCSGGELFDRIEPDVGMPEKDAHRFFQQLIAGVEYLHSVGITHRDIKPENILLDDKDNLKISDFGLATMFRHRGRERALNRLCGTLPYVAPELMSRSAFHAQPADTWACGIVLTAMLAGELPWDQPSENCQEYLDWLEKKIYLTPWKKIDAVPLSLLSKILLHNPEDRITIPEIKKHRWFSRSFKSAVKRQSDTPVSKMHRADSELSQLRRKNSDDRAQISSSQPEPQGLWEEKGVTVHTDVSVSFSQPTCLDHMLLGSQLLGTPGASQSPWQRLVRRMTRFFTTVKAEPSCIALRDACIAMGHTWKQSCTNQATVSTMDHRNSKLIFIVHFLEMEERILVDFRLSKGDGLEFKKIFLKLKQKLSDIISNQKVLPLN, from the exons ATGGCTGTGCCTTTTGTTAAAGACTGGGATGTGGTGCAGACCCTTGGAGAAGGGGCCTACGGAGA GGTGCGACTGCTGGTCAACAAGAAGACAGAAGAGGCAGTGGCGGTTAAAGTTGTGGACATGGCAAAAGCCAAGGATTGTGTAGAGAATGTGAAGAAGGAGGTTTGCATATGCAAGATGCTTTCACACCCAAACATCGTCCGTTTCTTTGGGCACAGGAGTGAGGGGACGACACAGTACATCTTCCTGGAGTACTGTAGTGGAGGAGAGCTCTTTGACCGAATTG AGCCAGACGTAGGGATGCCAGAAAAGGACGCGCACAGGTTTTTTCAGCAGCTAATAGCTGGTGTG GAATATCTTCACAGTGTTGGGATTACACATCGTGACATAAAGCCTGAGAATATTCTTCTTGATGATAAAG ATAATCTGAAGATCTCTGATTTTGGACTGGCCACCATGTTCCGCCATCGTGGCCGGGAGCGGGCACTGAACCGTCTGTGTGGCACTCTGCCCTATGTTGCCCCCGAGCTGATGTCACGCTCAGCATTCCATGCACAACCTGCGGACACTTGGGCTTGTGGCATCGTGCTCACTGCAATGTTAGCTGGAG AGTTACCATGGGACCAACCGAGTGAAAACTGTCAGGAGTATTTGGATTGGCTAGAGAAGAAAATCTACCTCACACCCTGGAAGAAAATCGATGCTGTACCACTGA GTCTGCTATCTAAGATATTACTGCATAATCCAGAGGACAGGATCACCATTCCTGAAATTAAGAAGCACAGATGGTTTAGCAGAAGTTTCAAATCAG CAGTAAAACGACAGAGTGACACACCAGTATCCAAAATGCATAGGGCTGATTCTGAGCTCTCACAGCTGAGAAGAAAAAACAG TGATGACAGAGCACAGATCTCCAGCTCTCAGCCTGAGCCGCAGGGATTGTGGGAGGAGAAGGGGGTTACGGTGCACACTGATGTCAGTGTCAGCTTTTCACAGCCTACCTGTCTTGACCACATGCTGCTGGGCAGCCAACTGCTTGGCACACCAGGAGCCAGCCAG agccCGTGGCAGCGGTTGGTGAGAAGGATGACTAGGTTCTTTACTACGGTAAAGGCAGAACCGTCTTGCATTGCTCTCCGTGATGCCTGTATTGCTATGGGTCACACATGGAAACAGAGCTGCACCAATCAG GCGACAGTGTCTACAATGGATCACCGCAACAGTAAGCTGATCTTCATAGTGCACTTCCTGGAAATGGAGGAACGCATTTTAGTAGATTTCCGATTGTCAAAG gggGATGGTTTGGAATTTAAGAAGATATTCCTGAAACTAAAACAGAAGCTGTCTGACATTATTAGTAACCAAAAGGTTTTGCCTTTGAATTGA
- the LOC132117206 gene encoding serine/threonine-protein kinase Chk1-like isoform X2 produces the protein MAVPFVKDWDVVQTLGEGAYGEVRLLVNKKTEEAVAVKVVDMAKAKDCVENVKKEVCICKMLSHPNIVRFFGHRSEGTTQYIFLEYCSGGELFDRIEPDVGMPEKDAHRFFQQLIAGVEYLHSVGITHRDIKPENILLDDKDNLKISDFGLATMFRHRGRERALNRLCGTLPYVAPELMSRSAFHAQPADTWACGIVLTAMLAGELPWDQPSENCQEYLDWLEKKIYLTPWKKIDAVPLSLLSKILLHNPEDRITIPEIKKHRWFSRSFKSVKRQSDTPVSKMHRADSELSQLRRKNSDDRAQISSSQPEPQGLWEEKGVTVHTDVSVSFSQPTCLDHMLLGSQLLGTPGASQSPWQRLVRRMTRFFTTVKAEPSCIALRDACIAMGHTWKQSCTNQATVSTMDHRNSKLIFIVHFLEMEERILVDFRLSKGDGLEFKKIFLKLKQKLSDIISNQKVLPLN, from the exons ATGGCTGTGCCTTTTGTTAAAGACTGGGATGTGGTGCAGACCCTTGGAGAAGGGGCCTACGGAGA GGTGCGACTGCTGGTCAACAAGAAGACAGAAGAGGCAGTGGCGGTTAAAGTTGTGGACATGGCAAAAGCCAAGGATTGTGTAGAGAATGTGAAGAAGGAGGTTTGCATATGCAAGATGCTTTCACACCCAAACATCGTCCGTTTCTTTGGGCACAGGAGTGAGGGGACGACACAGTACATCTTCCTGGAGTACTGTAGTGGAGGAGAGCTCTTTGACCGAATTG AGCCAGACGTAGGGATGCCAGAAAAGGACGCGCACAGGTTTTTTCAGCAGCTAATAGCTGGTGTG GAATATCTTCACAGTGTTGGGATTACACATCGTGACATAAAGCCTGAGAATATTCTTCTTGATGATAAAG ATAATCTGAAGATCTCTGATTTTGGACTGGCCACCATGTTCCGCCATCGTGGCCGGGAGCGGGCACTGAACCGTCTGTGTGGCACTCTGCCCTATGTTGCCCCCGAGCTGATGTCACGCTCAGCATTCCATGCACAACCTGCGGACACTTGGGCTTGTGGCATCGTGCTCACTGCAATGTTAGCTGGAG AGTTACCATGGGACCAACCGAGTGAAAACTGTCAGGAGTATTTGGATTGGCTAGAGAAGAAAATCTACCTCACACCCTGGAAGAAAATCGATGCTGTACCACTGA GTCTGCTATCTAAGATATTACTGCATAATCCAGAGGACAGGATCACCATTCCTGAAATTAAGAAGCACAGATGGTTTAGCAGAAGTTTCAAATCAG TAAAACGACAGAGTGACACACCAGTATCCAAAATGCATAGGGCTGATTCTGAGCTCTCACAGCTGAGAAGAAAAAACAG TGATGACAGAGCACAGATCTCCAGCTCTCAGCCTGAGCCGCAGGGATTGTGGGAGGAGAAGGGGGTTACGGTGCACACTGATGTCAGTGTCAGCTTTTCACAGCCTACCTGTCTTGACCACATGCTGCTGGGCAGCCAACTGCTTGGCACACCAGGAGCCAGCCAG agccCGTGGCAGCGGTTGGTGAGAAGGATGACTAGGTTCTTTACTACGGTAAAGGCAGAACCGTCTTGCATTGCTCTCCGTGATGCCTGTATTGCTATGGGTCACACATGGAAACAGAGCTGCACCAATCAG GCGACAGTGTCTACAATGGATCACCGCAACAGTAAGCTGATCTTCATAGTGCACTTCCTGGAAATGGAGGAACGCATTTTAGTAGATTTCCGATTGTCAAAG gggGATGGTTTGGAATTTAAGAAGATATTCCTGAAACTAAAACAGAAGCTGTCTGACATTATTAGTAACCAAAAGGTTTTGCCTTTGAATTGA
- the LOC132116578 gene encoding V-set and immunoglobulin domain-containing protein 10-like 2 — protein MVHRVLGVPYICLIVLSLPLYLQGVEILDPGQVVYSETKTNGVVGRGVILECGPTLPDVYIWGFTKPGTDTIRAIVYNFGKGPKIQKLASDLGNLTVISNSASLSIEKLPLAAEGVYTCQALYDTLEGAKLYYYYVFLRVLVPVTKPYIVMSDSSPVEGTSVVMRCGLENGTGPINYIWEQESRESQLTTVAEIYDDNQLNVTDVNRNHTGWYRCIASNQVNQQRSDRVWLDTIFGPDQPQINVSPYSVTERGYSALERETVSLLCQASSNPPSQYVWFYNNSQVYAGPQYTINRILRMHTGHYACLAQNTYLNTRSRKTITLTVYYPPDGAPTCLILPVNNHTDLALQCTWEGGIPAASLRWTPYVFGEESEGLANITKIQKGRETANNSIFICQGSHVASNEIKSCSVRTWMPYGEPKCSAYATRNNEYLMLSCSWEGGFPRALVWWASSSGDMQGTSEENANILVLRSSATYSGKAFVCHAKHPLAKETKQCVLKLEAPVLVTQRSMMTVYEGNDAQLTCVLSRNYPVTEITWFNNLKQHVNEIPKKYVLEQAAAWTNLTVRETDSNTDSGDYWCSATNAVGGAEIPIMLMVKRYPMPPNISIIKIIYNSRQRTDVDLEWKLQTEGNLTGFFIERQRLPEPVKKRNSDLPWQKLADLDHDSRHYQINNLDPNGAYAFRVTAINHRTIGNPSEIKNPADPPFNAYPAVIGAAIGGMIIATLITVLLFIYVVRNRNNNPRLHDLIFGRQNSQSRENINFPEDEGSGTAEGERGEGQPSQSASPAAPMALPRPTATPTNLPPGEEPVNVTITVMASS, from the exons ATGGTCCACAGGGTTTTAGGGGTGCCTTATATCTGCCTGATTGTTTTATCTCTACCCCTCTACCTCCAAG GCGTAGAGATCTTGGACCCGGGGCAGGTGGTATACAGTGAGACCAAGACCAATGGCGTTGTGGGACGAGGAGTGATCTTGGAGTGTGGCCCTACTTTGCCCGATGTCTACATCTGGGGCTTTACCAAACCAGGCACAGACACCATCCGTGCCATTGTGTACAACTTTGGAAAGGGTCCTAAAATACAAAAACTAGCCAGTGACTTGGGTAATCTGACAGTAATCAGCAACAGCGCATCTCTGTCCATTGAGAAGCTTCCTCTGGCTGCAGAAGGAGTGTATACCTGCCAGGCACTGTATGATACACTTGAAGGAGCCAAGCTGTATTACTACTATGTATTTCTGCGTGTTTTAG TGCCAGTGACCAAACCTTACATTGTGATGAGTGACTCTTCGCCAGTGGAGGGAACATCAGTGGTCATGCGCTGTGGCCTGGAGAATGGCACAGGGCCGATTAATTACATATGGGAACAGGAGAGCCGGGAAAGCCAGCTCACCACTGTAGCCGAGATCTATGACGACAACCAATTAAATGTCACTGATGTCAACCGAAATCACACTGGATGGTACAGGTGTATTGCCAGCAACCAGGTCAACCAGCAGCGCAGTGATCGAGTCTGGCTTGACACCATTT TTGGTCCAGACCAGCCTCAGATCAATGTCTCCCCTTACTCAGTGACGGAGCGGGGTTATTCTGCCCTGGAAAGAGAGACGGTTTCTCTCTTGTGTCAAGCTTCTTCTAATCCCCCAAGTCAGTACGTCTGGTTCTACAACAACTCTCAGGTGTATGCGGGTCCCCAGTACACCATCAACAGGATCCTCCGCATGCACACAGGCCACTATGCATGCCTTGCTCAGAACACTTACCTCAACACTCGCTCCAGGAAAACCATCACCCTCACCGTCTACT ATCCTCCAGATGGCGCTCCGACTTGCTTGATCCTACCAGTAAACAATCACACTGACCTGGCGCTCCAGTGTACCTGGGAGGGCGGTATCCCTGCAGCCTCTTTGAGATGGACCCCATATGTGTTTGGAGAAGAGAGTGAGGGACTAGCAAACATCACCAAGATTCAGAAAGGTCGGGAGACTGCAAACAACTCCATTTTCATCTGTCAAGGCTCCCACGTCGCATCTAATGAAATCAAAAGCTGCAGTGTCAGAACTT GGATGCCCTACGGTGAACCAAAGTGTTCTGCATATGCAACGCGAAACAATGAGTACCTAATGCTGTCTTGCTCCTGGGAAGGTGGGTTTCCTCGAGCACTGGTGTGGTGGGCCTCCAGCTCAGGGGACATGCAAGGCACATCTGAGGAGAACGCAAACATCCTGGTTTTGCGGTCAAGTGCTACCTACAGTGGCAAGGCTTTTGTATGCCATGCAAAACATCCACTGGCTAAGGAGACCAAACAGTGTGTTTTAAAACTAG AGGCACCAGTCCTAGTGACCCAGCGGAGTATGATGACCGTCTATGAGGGTAATGATGCCCAACTCACCTGTGTCTTGAGTAGAAACTACCCTGTCACAGAGATCACCTGGTTCAACAACCTAAAGCAGCATGTGAATGAGATTCCTAAGAAGTACGTACTGGAGCAAGCTGCTGCCTGGACAAACTTAACAGTGCGCGAAACCGACAGCAACACAGACAGTGGCGATTACTGGTGTTCAGCTACCAATGCTGTTGGTGGGGCAGAGATCCCCATTATGCTGATGGTGAAGA GGTACCCAATGCCCCCAAATATAAGCATCATTAAGATCATTTACAACAGTCGTCAAAGGACTGATGTTGACCTAGAGTGGAAGCTCCAGACTGAGGGTAACCTCACCGGGTTTTTCATCGAGCGCCAGAGGCTCCCTGAACCTGTGAAGAAAAGAAACAGTGACCTTCCCTGGCAAAAACTGGCAGATCTAGACCATGATTCCCGACACTACCAAATCAACAATCTGGATCCCAATGGAGCCTATGCATTTCGTGTTACTGCCATCAACCACCGCACCATTGGAAACCCCTCGGAGATAAAGAACCCAG CCGACCCTCCCTTCAATGCCTACCCGGCTGTGATTGGGGCAGCCATCGGGGGCATGATCATAGCCACATTGATCACTGTACTGCTCTTCATCTATGTGGTACGGAACCGCAACAATAACCCAC GGCTTCATGACTTGATATTTGGAAG GCAGAACAGCCAGTCTAGAGAGAACATTAACTTTCCTGAGGATGAGGGTAGTGGAACAGCGGAGGGGGAGAGAGGTGAAGGACAACCAAGCCAATCAGCTAGTCCAG CGGCACCAATGGCACTGCCAAGGCCGACCGCAACACCCACAAACCTTCCCCCAGGCGAGGAGCCAGTCAACGTAACTATTACTGTCATGGCCTCAAGCTAA